One stretch of Aquimarina sp. Aq107 DNA includes these proteins:
- a CDS encoding YqgE/AlgH family protein, translating into MISLQPSKGHLLIAEPSIIGDVSFNRSVVLLADHSDQGSIGFIMNKPLDYVLSDLVPEVEAEFKIYNGGPVEQDNLYFIHKVPNLIPNSVEISSGIYWGGDFSVVSSLIEENKITPNEIRFFLGYSGWDAEQLIQELEANSWVIVKNTYEKNIIGKSYDTFWKEKMIELGGEYLLWSNAPEDPSYN; encoded by the coding sequence ATGATTTCACTACAACCCTCAAAAGGACATCTTTTGATTGCCGAGCCGTCTATCATCGGTGATGTTTCTTTTAATCGTTCGGTTGTACTTCTTGCAGATCATAGTGATCAAGGTTCTATTGGTTTTATTATGAATAAACCACTAGATTACGTTTTATCGGATCTAGTCCCTGAAGTTGAAGCGGAATTTAAAATATACAATGGTGGACCAGTAGAACAGGATAATTTATACTTTATACATAAGGTTCCTAATTTGATTCCAAATAGTGTAGAAATTTCTTCTGGTATTTATTGGGGTGGCGATTTTTCGGTAGTATCAAGTTTAATTGAAGAAAACAAAATTACACCCAATGAAATCCGTTTTTTCTTAGGGTATTCTGGTTGGGATGCAGAGCAACTTATACAAGAATTAGAAGCTAATTCTTGGGTAATTGTAAAAAACACTTATGAAAAAAATATCATTGGTAAATCCTATGATACTTTCTGGAAAGAAAAGATGATCGAATTAGGTGGAGAATACCTTCTATGGTCAAATGCTCCAGAAGATCCTAGTTATAACTAA
- a CDS encoding HU family DNA-binding protein: MNKTELIDAMAADAGITKAAAKKALESFLGNVEGSLKKGDRVSLVGFGSWSVSKRAAREGRNPQTGKTIKIAAKNVVKFKAGADLSSSVN, encoded by the coding sequence ATGAACAAAACAGAATTAATCGATGCAATGGCAGCTGACGCTGGAATTACAAAAGCAGCAGCAAAGAAAGCTTTAGAATCTTTCTTAGGAAATGTTGAAGGTTCTCTTAAAAAAGGTGACCGTGTTTCTTTAGTAGGATTCGGTTCTTGGTCAGTTTCTAAAAGAGCTGCAAGAGAAGGTAGAAACCCTCAAACAGGTAAAACTATCAAGATCGCTGCTAAAAATGTTGTAAAGTTCAAAGCTGGTGCAGATTTATCTAGTTCAGTTAACTAA